A region of Onychomys torridus chromosome 10, mOncTor1.1, whole genome shotgun sequence DNA encodes the following proteins:
- the Utp3 gene encoding something about silencing protein 10, giving the protein MVKRSRRRGAAQWAAVRAKAGRPATDENEDDLESPPSPGDSSYYQDQVDEFHEARSRAALAKGWNEVDSGEEDGDEEEEVLALDVDDGNEEDGETSEDEEDGADGGSSVQSEAEASVDPSLSWGQRKKLYYDTDYGSKSRRRQSQQEVEEEEREEEEEAQVIQRRLAQALQEDDFGVAWVEAFAKPVPQVDEAETRVVKDLAKVSVKEKLKMLRKESPELLELIEDLKVKLTEMKDELEPLLQLVEKGVIPPGKGSQYLRTKYNLYLNYCANISFYLILKARRVPAHGHPVIERLVTYRNLINELSDVDQKLSSEIRHLLTAKDGVVKKKLNPKANLTKTKPKPVSQTAAAADLPDDPDLDEAALRYSEEMEDPQKLKRKKEDHAEEQALEEQNAKRAITYQIAKNRGLTPRRKKIDRNPRVKHREKFRRAKIRRRGQVREVRKEEQRYSGELSGIRAGVKKSIKLK; this is encoded by the coding sequence ATGGTGAAGAGATCGCGGCGGCGTGGAGCGGCCCAGTGGGCAGCTGTGCGGGCCAAGGCAGGTCGCCCCGCCACGGACGAAAACGAGGACGATTTAGAGTCGCCGCCCTCTCCTGGGGACTCCAGCTACTACCAAGATCAGGTAGATGAGTTCCATGAAGCGCGATCTCGGGCAGCCTTGGCTAAAGGCTGGAACGAAGTGGACAGTGGGGAGGAGGATggtgatgaggaggaagaggtgctAGCCCTAGATGTTGATGATGGAAACGAGGAGGATGGAGAGACTTCGGAGGACGAGGAGGATGGCGCTGATGGTGGGAGCTCTGTACAGAGTGAGGCTGAGGCCTCTGTGGACCCTAGCTTGTCCTGGGGTCAGAGGAAAAAGCTTTATTATGATACAGACTATGGTTCCAAATCCCGACGCCGTCAGAGCCAGCAAGAagtagaagaggaggaaagagaggaagaggaggaggcacagGTAATTCAGCGGCGCCTGGCCCAGGCCCTGCAAGAGGATGATTTTGGAGTCGCTTGGGTGGAGGCCTTTGCAAAACCAGTGCCCCAGGTAGATGAAGCCGAGACTCGGGTCGTGAAGGATTTGGCTAAAGTCTCGGTAAAAGAGAAGCTGAAAATGTTGAGGAAAGAATCGCCAGAGCTCTTGGAGCTGATAGAAGACCTCAAAGTCAAGTTGACAGAGATGAAAGATGAGTTAGAGCCGTTGTTACAGTTGGTGGAGAAAGGAGTCATTCCCCCTGGAAAAGGAAGCCAGTACCTGAGGACCAAGTATAACCTCTACTTGAACTACTGCGCCAACATCAGCTTTTATTTGATCTTAAAAGCCAGGAGAGTTCCTGCACATGGACACCCTGTTATAGAAAGGCTTGTCACCTACAGAAATCTGATCAACGAGCTGTCCGATGTGGATCAGAAACTGTCCTCCGAAATCCGTCACCTGCTCACAGCCAAGGATGGTGTTGTAAAGAAGAAGCTGAATCCAAAAGCAAACTTAACCAAAACCAAGCCGAAGCCTGTTTCAcagactgctgctgctgctgatctgCCTGATGACCCTGATCTTGATGAAGCCGCACTAAGATACTCTGAGGAAATGGAAGACCCACAaaagttgaaaagaaagaaagaagatcacGCGGAAGAACaggctctggaagagcagaatgcAAAGAGAGCCATCACCTACCAGATTGCTAAAAACAGGGGACTTACACCTAGGAGGAAGAAGATTGATAGGAACCCCCGAGTGAAACATAGGGAAAAGTTCAGAAGAGCCAAAATTCGAAGGCGAGGCCAGGTTCGTGAAGTCCGCAAAGAAGAGCAGCGCTACAGTGGCGAACTGTCTGGCATTCGTGCCGGAGTTAAAAAGAGCATTAAGCTTAAGTAA